In a genomic window of Strongyloides ratti genome assembly S_ratti_ED321, scaffold srae_chrx_scaffold0000006:
- a CDS encoding Globin family and Globin-like domain and Globin,structural domain-containing protein, with protein MFRHKSSFRSVILTKLTENHRKVIKSSFEIFKKNGVPNAHNIFLRMFKEYPDYKNVWSQFKNMSDEELSQTPLLWKHATTFVFGLERVIRTMDDQEMMILMIHSTANQHKSWGLKKEHFFAMVHLITDILMEEKGEPDEKYAIMEAWESFYDVLGTLVEY; from the exons atgtttagaCATAAGTCATCTTTTAGAAGtgttattttaacaaaattaacaGAAAACCATCGTAAAGTAATTAAAAGTTCATTtgaaatattcaaaaaaaatggtgTCCCAAATGctcataatattttcttaag aatgtTTAAAGAGTATCCTGACTACAAAAATGTATGGagtcaatttaaaaatatgtctGATGAAGAGTTATCACAAACACCTTTATTATGGAAACATGCTACAACATTTGTTTTTGGTTTAGAAAGAGTTATAAGAACAATGGATGATCAAGAGATGATGATACTAATGATTCATTCAACAGCCAATCAACATAAATCATGGggattaaaaaaagaacattTTTTTGCAATGGTTCATTTGATAACAGATATTTTAATGGAAGAAAAAGGTGAACCAGATGAGAAATATGCAATTATGGAAGCATGGGAATCATTTTATGACGTTCTTGGAACCTTGGTTGAATattaa